Proteins encoded in a region of the Raphanus sativus cultivar WK10039 chromosome 8, ASM80110v3, whole genome shotgun sequence genome:
- the LOC108818996 gene encoding probable pre-mRNA-splicing factor ATP-dependent RNA helicase DEAH4 — protein sequence MANLPILQFEEKIVETVESNPVVVIIGETGSGKSTQLSQILRRHGYTNSGVIAVTQPRRVAAVSVARRVAQELDVTLGEDVGYAIRFEDRTSSKTRIKYLTDGVLLRESLSNPMLDDYSVIILDEAHERSLNTDILLGLMKRLVRIRSSNFKVLITSATLDGEKVSRFFSGCPVLNVPGKLYPVEILYSKERPGSYIESSLKVAIDIHVREPEGDILIFMTGQDDIEKLVSKLEEKVRSLAEGSCMDAIIYPLHGSLPPEMQVRVFSPPPPNCRRFIVATNIAETSLTVDGVVYVIDSGYVKQRQYNPSSGMYSLDVTQISKVQANQRAGRAGRTRPGKCYRLYPLAVYRDDLLDATIPEIQRTSLAGSVLYLKSLDLPDIDILKFDFLDAPSSESLEDALKQLYLIDAIDENGAITSIGRTMSELPLEPSLSRTLIEANESGCLSQALTVVAMLSAETTLLPVRGKPSERKRKRDDEESNLPDGSGFGDHIQLLQIFECWDSNNYDIRWCKDNGLQVRGMVFVRDVRRQLCQIMQKISKDRLEVGARGRKGSSREEYRKLRKALCVGNANQVAERMLRHNGFRTLTFKPQLVQVHPASVLSTDKDGMLPNYVVYHELISTTRPFMRNVCSIEMSWVDPIKRKIEKLDVGKLSGGADNSFKEPEEKKSTELSTSSNNAETPTVSENVESRIQAARERFLARKGQK from the exons ATGGCGAATCTCCCGATCCTCCAATTCGAAGAGAAGATCGTCGAAACAGTGGAGAGCAACCCAGTGGTGGTCATCATCGGAGAAACCGGTTCCGGAAAGAGCACTCAGCTCTCCCAGATCCTCCGTCGTCACGGCTACACAAACTCCGGCGTCATCGCCGTCACTCAGCCCCGTCGTGTCGCCGCCGTTTCCGTCGCCAG GCGAGTAGCGCAGGAGCTTGATGTAACCCTAGGAGAAGACGTTGGTTACGCGATACGTTTCGAAGACAGAACGTCGAGCAAAACGCGCATCAA GTACCTTACAGATGGAGTCTTACTCCGTGAGAGCCTCTCTAACCCAATGCTTGATGATTACTCTGTCATCATATTAGATGAAGCTCACGAGAGGAGTTTAAACAc ggATATTCTGTTGGGGCTAATGAAACGTCTGGTTAGAATCCGTTCGTCGAACTTCAAAGTCCTTATAACCTCTGCAACGCTTGACGGCGAAAAGGTTTCTCGATTCTTTTCGGGGTGCCCTGTGCTGAATGTACCTGGGAAGTTATACCCTGTGGAGATATTGTACAGCAAAGAGCGTCCTGGCAGTTATATTGAGTCGTCTCTCAAAGTAGCCATTG ATATACATGTTCGTGAGCCAGAAGGTGATATCTTAATCTTTATGACGGGGCAG GATGATATAGAAAAGTTAGTATCAAAGCTGGAGGAAAAAGTAAGAAGCTTAGCAGAAGGATCCTGTATGGATGCTATTATTTATCCTCTTCATGGATCTCTGCCACCTGAGATGCAG GTTCGTGTATTTAGTCCACCTCCTCCAAACTGCCGGAGGTTTATTGTTGCTACAAATATTGCTGAAACTTCCCTCACCGTGGATGGGGTTGT GTATGTTATTGATTCGGGGTATGTGAAGCAAAGACAATATAACCCATCAAGTGGAATGTATTCTCTTGATGTTACTCAAATTAGCAA AGTGCAAGCTAACCAACGTGCTGGACGTGCTGGTAGAACGAGACCTGGGAAATGTTACCGATTATACCCCTTGGCAGTCTACCGGGATGATCTCCTTGATGCAACGATTCCTGAAATACAACGAACTTCCCTTGCTGGAAGTGTTCTTTACTTGAAATCATTGGATCTTCCTGATATTGACATTCTCAAGTTCGATTTTCTTGACGCTCCATCAT CGGAGTCATTAGAAGATGCTTTGAAGCAGTTGTATCTCATTGATGCAATTGATGAGAATGGAGCAATAACAAGTATTGGAAGGACGATGTCTG AGCTTCCACTAGAGCCATCATTGTCAAGGACATTGATAGAAGCAAATGAAAGTGGTTGCTTATCTCAAGCTTTAACAGTCGTTGCTATGTTATCAGCAGAGACTACTCTACTTCCTGTTAGGGG TAAACCCAGTGAAAGGAAGAGGAAGCGTGATGATGAAGAATCTAATCTTCCTGATGGATCCGGATTTGGTGACCACATTCAACTACTACAGATTTTTGAATGTTGGGACAGTAATAATTATGATATTCGATGGTGCAAAGACAATGGCCTGCAG GTGCGAGGGATGGTGTTTGTCAGAGATGTTAGACGACAATTATGTCAGATTATGCAGAAAATATCCAAAG ATCGATTGGAAGTTGGGGCACGAGGAAGGAAGGGTTCAAGCCGAGAGGAGTACAGGAAGTTGAGGAAAGCTCTATGTGTGGGTAATGCAAACCAAGTTGCTGAGAGAATGCTTCGTCATAATGGATTCCGAACGCTTACCTTCAAGCCCCAGCTTGTCCAG GTGCATCCAGCATCTGTGCTGAGTACCGACAAGGATGGTATGCTACCAAATTATGTAGTGTACCACGAACTGATATCCACCACACGACCGTTCATGCGCAATGTTTGTTCGATCGAAATGTCATGGGTGGATCCCATCAAAAGAAAGATTGAGAAATTAGATGTTGGAAAACTgag TGGTGGAGCTGATAACTCTTTCAAGGAAcctgaagagaagaagagcacgGAGTTGTCTACGAGCAGCAACAATGCAGAAACACCTACAGTTTCTGAAAATGTCGAGAGTAGAATCCAAGCAGCTAGAGAACGGTTTCTTGCTCGTAAAGGACAGAAATAA
- the LOC108822714 gene encoding U-box domain-containing protein 45 produces MDANEVEESFFAPGDAKLHGEMCNALSAIYCRIMSIFPSLEDARPRSKSGIQALCSLHVVLEKVKNILRHCTESSKLYLAITGDSVVLKFEKAKTSLLDSLRRVEDIVQQSIASQILEIITELENTQFSLDPSEKEVGDQIIGLLQQGGNFESSSENNNELEVFHQAATRLGITSSRTALTERRCLKKLIERARMEEDKRKESIVAYLLHLMRKYSKLFRSEIWDDNDSQGSSSLPCSPTVQGSLDDPPGRAFDRQLSKLSSFNFRPCNNNNRRSSVQMSVPPDELRCPISLQLMYDPVIIASGQTYERLCIEKWFSDGHSTCPKTQQQLSHLCLTPNYCVKALISSWCEQNGVQVPDGPPESLDLNYWRLALSVSESSGKSVGSCKFKDVKVVPLEESGTIKEESCELEYQEEAEVTLVERCSELLTTLSEVDTLRKKCRVVEQMRVLLKDDEEARILMGENGCVEALLQFLGAALNEKNDSAQKVGAMALFNLAVDNNRNKELMLISGIIPLLEEMLCNPHSHGSVTALYLNLSCLEDAKPIIGSSLAVPFMVNLLWTETETQCKVDALHALYHLSTYPPNIPCLLSADIVNALQSLTVSDDQRWTEKSLAVLLNLVSNEAGKDEMVSVPGLVSNLATILDTGEANEQEQAVSLLLILCKHSEMCSQMVLQEGVIPSLVSISVNGTQRGRERAQKLLTLFRELRQRDQTHLTTTEPHVEVVCPEEGGFSVAAAAVTESKPQCKSASRKRMGRAFSFLWKSKSFSVYQC; encoded by the exons ATGGATGCTAACGAAGTTGAAGAGAGTTTCTTTGCCCCTGGTGATGCCAAG cTACATGGAGAAATGTGCAACGCCCTATCAGCGATCTACTGCAGGATCATGTCTATATTCCCCTCGCTCGAAGATGCTCGGCCGAGAAGCAAATCAGGAATACAAGCTTTGTGTTCACTTCACGTTGTTTTAGAAAAAGTGAAGAACATCCTACGCCATTGCACTGAATCTAGTAAACTATATttg GCTATAACAGGAGATTCAGTagttttgaaattcgaaaagGCGAAAACTTCTCTTTTAGATAGCCTTAGACGTGTTGAAGACATAGTCCAACAGTCCATTGCCTCTCag ATTTTGGAGATTATAACGGAACTAGAGAACACTCAGTTCTCGCTTGATCCATCAGAGAAGGAAGTCGGCGATCAGATCATTGGACTGCTGCAACAAGGAGGCAACTTCGAGAGCTCATCCGAGAACAACAACGAGCTCGAAGTTTTCCATCAGGCTGCTACTAGACTAGGCATCACATCTTCAAGAACAGCACTAACAGAGCGAAGATGCCTCAAGAAACTCATCGAGAGGGCAAGAATGGAGGAGGACAAGAGGAAAGAATCAATCGTGGCGTACCTGTTGCATCTCATGAGGAAGTACTCGAAGCTGTTCAGAAGCGAGATCTGGGATGACAATGATTCGCAAGGTAGCAGCTCACTGCCTTGTTCACCGACTGTTCAAGGCTCTCTCGACGATCCCCCAGGCCGTGCTTTCGACAGACAGCTGTCTAAACTGAGCTCCTTCAACTTCAGACCTTGTAATAACAACAACAGGAGATCTTCTGTGCAGATGTCTGTTCCTCCGGATGAGTTAAGGTGTCCTATTTCGTTGCAGCTTATGTATGATCCTGTTATCATCGCCTCTGGACAAACGTATGAGAGATTATGTATCGAGAAATGGTTCAGCGATGGACACAGCACATGTCCCAAGACTCAGCAGCAGCTTTCTCATCTATGCTTGACTCCTAACTACTGTGTCAAGGCTCTGATATCGAGTTGGTGTGAGCAGAACGGCGTTCAGGTCCCTGATGGGCCTCCCGAGTCTCTAGACCTTAACTACTGGAGGCTGGCCTTGTCTGTGTCCGAGTCTTCAGGGAAAAGTGTTGGTTCTTGTAAGTTTAAGGATGTGAAGGTGGTTCCTCTGGAAGAAAGTGGGACTATTAAAGAGGAATCTTGCGAGCTAGAATACCAGGAAGAAGCTGAAGTGACACTTGTTGAGAGATGTTCAGAGCTGTTAACCACTTTGAGTGAAGTGGATACTTTGAGGAAGAAGTGCAGAGTTGTTGAGCAGATGAGAGTGTTGCTTAAGGATGATGAGGAGGCTAGGATTCTCATGGGGGAGAATGGGTGTGTTGAAGCTTTGCTTCAGTTTCTTGGAGCAGCTCTCAATGAAAAGAATGATTCAGCTCAGAAAGTTGGAGCCATGGCTCTCTTTAACTTGGCTGTGGACAACAACAG GAACAAGGAGTTGATGTTAATATCAGGAATCATTCCTCTGCTGGAGGAGATGCTGTGTAACCCACACTCCCACGGTTCAGTGACAGCCCTTTATCTAAACCTCTCGTGTCTCGAAGATGCAAAACCCATCATAGGTTCGAGCCTAGCAGTTCCTTTCATGGTGAACCTTCTCTGGACAGAGACCGAAACACAATGCAAAGTCGATGCCCTCCACGCTCTTTATCACCTCTCCACCTACCCTCCAAACATTCCCTGCCTTCTGTCAGCTGACATTGTCAACGCTCTTCAATCGCTCACCGTCAGCGATGACCAGCGGTGGACGGAGAAGTCCTTAGCTGTACTGTTGAATCTTGTTTCGAACGAGGCGGGAAAGGATGAGATGGTTTCGGTACCTGGCCTGGTGAGCAACCTAGCCACGATTCTTGACACTGGTGAAGCAAATGAGCAAGAACAGGCGGTTTCTTTGCTTTTGATACTATGCAAACACAGCGAGATGTGTAGCCAGATGGTTTTGCAAGAAGGGGTGATACCTTCTTTGGTGTCTATCTCTGTAAACGGGACTCAACGGGGAAGAGAGAGGGCGCAGAAGCTTCTGACACTGTTTAGAGAGCTGAGGCAGAGGGATCAAACTCATCTCACAACAACAGAACCGCATGTAGAGGTTGTTTGTCCGGAAGAGGGAGGATTCTCTGTAGCTGCAGCCGCTGTAACAGAGTCCAAACCGCAGTGTAAGTCGGCATCAAGAAAGAGAATGGGAAGAGCGTTCAGTTTTCTGTGGAAAAGCAAGAGCTTCTCTGTTTACCAGTGTTAG